In Humulus lupulus chromosome 7, drHumLupu1.1, whole genome shotgun sequence, the following are encoded in one genomic region:
- the LOC133791559 gene encoding uncharacterized protein LOC133791559 produces the protein MRTQTVLESANVVIDDAKDFFEFSTEEEIDRYIDEPSENHEEAYVSDTIVATSGPSVPTDHESNETDSGRKRNFQILFQMKSKRSHQPEEGTMVKTRGDSSKKTPTTQSRKLPSPSPPPSVSTAPPPAPAPAAFVGKTPKSKARKKSKKNSVAPKRKLGLDSSSSPLTTTKKRLKAHPLSPSSSESELEEAKSESEETHDTTLSDEFVHDNAELEAESNEPEQEDVVPTEQEAESDTETVTTPLSSKAKGKRPIFDSTPSPRLSGVIFKPHSSILCYNDNARDMVLYDQRKFLIKKNYVWSDHRPYGVLTMFQDRKWIGSLVKFTGFVDRIVKEFYANLTNEIIDPKSPLYCKVYVRGHWCSFSPQDIAQALYLPLDVKDDDDLASLNKDEVITELVGQKMVWPPNTVISVTNLTYTYAVLHKFATMNWKPTSHTVTISFDMTSFLYKVGTEIGIDLAMFIYDQIIGFQKGHRRNLNLPFPQVIYKVLSMQKKDLKRDQEDLVAPTSVASYKASAPTTEAADALSTKKAKPQSLKTFLLNPPLFPQIQDLLLQN, from the exons atgagaacccaaactgtattGGAGTCAgctaacgttgttattgatgatgctAAGGATTTTTTtgagttttctactgaggaagaaatAGATAGGTATATTGATGAACCTTCTGAAAATCATGAAGAAGCTTATGTCAGTGATACTATTGTTGCAACGTCtggtccatctgttccaacagatcaCGAATCTAATGAAACAGATTCTGGACGgaaaagaaatttccagatattatttcAGATGAAAtccaaaaggagccatcaaccaga AGAAGGAACAATGGTGAAAACTCGTGGAGATTCCTCTAAGAAGACCCCTACTACTCAATCCAGAAAGCTGCCCTCTCCATCGCCTCCTCCATCTGTGTCAACGGCGCCTCCACCTGCTCCAGCACCAGCAGCATTTGTTGGAAAAACTCCCAAATCCAAGGCGCGCAAGAAg TCCAAGAAAAACTCTGTGGCTCCAAAAAGAAAATTGGGGTTGGACTCGTCTTCTTCCCCCTTGACTACTACCAAGAAAAGATTGAAGGCTCATCCCCTTTCTCCTTCTTCCTCTGAATCTGAACTTGAGGAAGCAAAATCCGAGTCTGAAGAAACCCATGATACCACCTTATCTGATGAATTTGTTCATGACAATGCTGAATTAGAGGCTGAGTCTAACGAGCCAGAACAAGAAGATGTTGTCCCTACTGAACAAGAAGCCGAGTCTGACACAGAGACAGTAACAACCCCATTGTCATCCAAGGCTAAAGGCAAGAGACCTATTTTTGATTCTACACCATCTCCAAGACTCTCAGGTGTTATTTTCAAACCTCATTCTTCTATTTTGTGTTATAATGACAATGCTCGTGATATGGTTCTCTATGATCAAaggaaatttctcattaagaAAAATTATGTCTGGAGTGATCATCGTCCTTATGGTGTGCTAACTATGTTTCAAGATCGAAAATGGATAGGTTCTTTGGTTAAATTTACtggttttgtggatagaatagtcaaggaattctatgccaatcttACTAATGAAATTATTGACCCTAAATCTCCTTTGTATTGTAAAGTGTATGTTAGGGGCCATTGGTGCTCTTTTTCTCCACAAGATATTGCACAAGCTTTGTATCTTCCTCTTGATGTTAAGGATGATGATGATCTTGCCTCTCTTAACAAGGATGAGGTCATCACTGAATTAGTAGGGCAAAAAATGGTATGGCCACCTAATACAGTCATCTCGGTCACCAATCTCACCTACACTTATGCTGTTCTCCATAAGTTTGCCACAATGAATTGGAAACCAACTTCTCACACTGTAACTATCTCATTTGACATGACTTCCTTTTTGTACAAAGTGGGGACTGAAATTGGTATAGACTTGGCTATGTTTATCTATGATCAAATCATTGGATTTCAAAAAGGCCATAGGAGAAACTTGAATCTTCCTTTTCCTCaagttatttataaagtgttgagtaTGCAGAAAAAAGATCTCAAGCGAGATCAAGAAGATTTGGTGGCTCCCACTAGTGTTGCTTCCTACAAAGCCTCTGCTCCAACTACTGAAGCCGCTGATGCTCTATCAACCAAGAAAGCCAAGCCTCAATCTCTGAAGACATTCCTTCTGAATCCTCCTCTGTTCCCACAGATTCAGGACCTGTTGCTACAGAACTAG